One genomic segment of Suricata suricatta isolate VVHF042 chromosome 16, meerkat_22Aug2017_6uvM2_HiC, whole genome shotgun sequence includes these proteins:
- the PLA2G15 gene encoding group XV phospholipase A2 isoform X1 encodes MGFRLCPYSAALLHGGFLFLLLLVDPALPVGRPPPVVLGEARVQSWVRLLVRPAERVPGDLGNQLEAKLDKPTVVHYLCSKKTDSYFTLWLNLELLLPVIIDCWIDNIRLVYNRTSRATQFPDGVDVRVPGFGKTFSLEFLDPSRSSVGSYFHTMVESLVGWGYTRDEDVRGAPYDWRRAPNENGPYFLALREMIEEMHQLYGGPVVLVAHSMGNMYTLYFLQRQPQAWKNKYIRAFVALGAPWGGVAKTLRVLASGDNNRIPVIGPLKIREQQRSAVSTSWLLPYSYTWSPEKVFVRTPTTNYTLRDYRQFFQDIGFKDGWLMRQDTEGLVEVTVPPGVPLHCLYGTGVPTPDSFYYESFPDRDPKICFGDGDGTVNLQSALQCQAWRSHQEHPVSLQALPGSEHIEMLANATTLAYLKRVLLGP; translated from the exons ATGGGGTTTCGCCTCTGTCCCTACTCTGCGGCGCTGCTCCATGGTGGCTTCCTGTTCCTTCTGCTGCTCGTAGACCCGGCGCTCCCGGTCGGACGTCCCCCTCCGGTGGTGCTGGGTGAGGCGCGCGTCCAGTCGTGGGTCCGTTTGCTCGTGCGTCCGGCAGAACGGG TGCCTGGTGATTTGGGCAACCAGCTGGAGGCAAAGCTGGACAAGCCAACGGTTGTCCACTACCTCTGCTCCAAGAAGACGGACAGCTACTTCACCCTCTGGCTGAACCTCGAGCTGCTGCTGCCTGTCATCATCGACTGCTGGATCGACAACATCAG GCTGGTTTACAACAGAACATCCCGGGCCACCCAGTTCCCAGATGGTGTGGATGTGCGTGTCCCTGGCTTTGGGAAGACTTTCTCACTGGAGTTCCTAGATCCCAGCAGGAGCAGTGTGG GTTCCTATTTCCATACCATGGTAGAGAGCCTTGTGGGCTGGGGCTATACACGGGATGAGGATGTCCGGGGGGCCCCCTATGACTGGCGCCGAGCCCCAA ATGAAAACGGGCCCTACTTCCTGGCCCTCCGGGAGATGATCGAGGAGATGCATCAGCTGTATGGGGGCCCTGTGGTGCTGGTTGCCCACAGCATGGGCAACATGTACACCCTCTACTTTCTGCAGCGGCAGCCACAGGCCTGGAAGAACAAGTATATCCGTGCCTTTGTGGCACTGGGTGCGCCCTGGGGGGGCGTGGCCAAGACTTTGCGTGTCCTGGCCTCAG GAGACAACAATCGGATCCCAGTCATTGGGCCCCTGAAGATCCGGGAGCAGCAGCGGTCTGCCGTCTCCACCAGCTGGCTGCTGCCCTACAGCTATACGTGGTCCCCTGAGAAGGTCTTCGTGCGCACACCCACAACCAACTACACGCTGCGGGACTACCGCCAGTTCTTCCAGGACATTGGCTTCAAAGACGGATGGCTCATGCGGCAGGACACGGAAGGGCTGGTCGAAGTCACGGTGCCGCCTGGCGTGCCACTGCACTGCCTCTATGGCACTGGTGTCCCCACGCCAGACTCCTTCTATTATGAGAGCTTCCCAGACCGCGATCCCAAAATCTGCTTTGGTGATGGTGACGGCACAGTGAACTTGCAGAGCGCCCTGCAGTGCCAGGCCTGGCGCAGCCACCAAGAGCACCCAGTGTCACTGCAGGCGCTGCCAGGCAGCGAGCACATTGAGATGCTGGCCAACGCCACCACCCTGGCCTATCTGAAACGTGTGCTCCTTGGGCCCTGA
- the ESRP2 gene encoding epithelial splicing regulatory protein 2 isoform X3: protein MTPPPPQPTPPGSNPASDSATDPRPGPGPLVVLFGATAGAMGPDLGSDETDLILLVWQVVEPRSRQVGTLHKSLVRAEAAALSPQCREASGLNADSLARAEPLDKVLQQFSQLVSGDVALLGGGPYTLCTDGQQLLRQVLHPEASRKNLVLPDTFFSFYDLRREFHVQHPNVRPARELTVATMAQDLGLETDATEDDFGVWEVKTMVAVILHLLEGPSGQLFSKAEVVKQKYETGPCSKADVVDSETVVRARGLPWQSSDQDVARFFKGLNIARGGVALCLNAQGRRNGEALIRFVDSEQRDLALQRHKHHMGVRYIEVYKATGDEFVKIAGGTSLEVARFLSREDQVILRLRGLPFSAGPADVLGFLGPECPVTGGADGLLFVRHPDGRPTGDAFALFACEELAQAALRRHKGILGKRYIELFRSTAAEVQQVLNRYASSPLLPTLTAPLLPIPFPLAAGTGRDCVRLRGLPYTATIEDILSFLGDAAADIRPHGVHMVLNQQGRPSGDAFIQMTSAERALAAAQRCHKKVMKERYVEVVPCSTEEMSRVLMGGTLGRSGMSPPPCKLPCHPNPHSC from the exons ATGACTCCGCCGCCTCCCCAGCCAACGCCCCCCGGCTCGAACCCCGCCTCAGACTCCGCCACCGACCCCCGCCCGGGACCTGGACCCCTGGTCGTACTGTTCGGAGCCACGGCCGGTGCGATGGGGCCAGACCTGGGCTCCGACGAGACCGACTTAATCCTCTTAGTCTGGCAAGTGGTGGAGCCGCGGAGCCGTCAG GTGGGGACGTTGCACAAGTCATTGGTTCGCGCCGAGGCGGCCGCACTGAGCCCGCAGTGCCGCGAGGCGAGCGGCCTGAACGCCGACAGCTTGGCGCGGGCCGAGCCTCTGGACAAGGTGCTGCAGCAG TTCTCACAGCTGGTGAGCGGGGATGTGGCTCTGCTGGGCGGGGGCCCCTACACGCTATGCACTGATGGGCAGCAGCTGCTGCGACAGGTCCTGCACCCTGAGGCCTCCAGGAAG AACCTGGTGCTTCCCGACACCTTCTTCTCCTTCTACGACCTCCGCAGAGAATTCCATGTGCAGCACCCAAACGTCCGCCCTGCCAGGGAGCTCACCGTGGCCACCATGGCGCAGG ACTTGGGGCTGGAGACAGATGCCACAGAGGATGACTTTGGGGTCTGGGAAGTGAAGACAATGGTAGCTGTCATCCTCCATCTGCTGGAAGGGCCCAGTG GTCAATTGTTTTCGAAGGCAGAGGTGGTAAAGCAGAAATATGAGACAGGTCCTTG CAGCAAGGCTGATGTGGTGGACAGTGAGACTGTAGTTCGGGCCCGTGGGTTGCCCTGGCAGTCATCAGACCAGGATGTGGCTCGATTCTTCAAAGGACTCAACATTGCCCG GGGTGGTGTAGCACTCTGCCTCAACGCCCAGGGCCGCAGAAACGGCGAGGCCCTCATCCGCTTTGTGGACAGTGAGCAGCGGGACCTGGCGCTGCAGAGACACAAGCACCACATGGGTGTTCGCTATATTGAG GTATATAAAGCAACAGGAGATGAGTTTGTCAAGATTGCAGGGG GCACATCACTAGAGGTGGCTCGTTTCCTGTCACGGGAAGACCAAGTGATTCTGCGGCTGCGGGGACTGCCTTTCTCGGCTGGGCCGGCAGATGTGCTAGGCTTTCTGGGGCCAGAGTGCCCAGTGACTGGGGGTGCTGATGGGCTGCTCTTTGTGCGCCACCCTGACGGCCGGCCCACTGGTGATGCCTTTGCCCTATTTGCCTGCGAGGAGCTGGCACAGGCTGCACTGCGCAGGCATAAGGGCATACTGGGTAAGCGATACATTGAACTCTTCCGGAGCACTGCGGCCGAGGTGCAGCAG GTCCTGAACCGTTATGCATCTAGCCCACTCCTTCCCACACTCACCGCTCCACTGCTGCCCATCCCCTTCCCACTGGCAGCTGGGACTGGGAGAGACTGTGTACGCCTTCGAGGCCTGCCCTACACAGCCACCATCGAAGACATCCTTAGCTTTCTGGGGGACGCAGCTGCTGACATCCGGCCCCACGGTGTGCACATGGTGCTCAATCAGCAG GGCCGGCCATCAGGCGATGCATTCATCCAGATGACATCGGCAGAGCGGGCCTTAGCCGCTGCGCAGCGTTGTCATAAGAAAGTGATGAAGGAACGCTACGTGGAAGTGGTCCCCTGCTCCACGGAGGAGATGAGCCGTGTGCTGATGGGGGGCACCTTGGGCCGTAGTGGCATGTCCCCTCCACCCTGCAAGCTGCCCT GCCACCCCAACCCTCATTCCTGCTGA
- the ESRP2 gene encoding epithelial splicing regulatory protein 2 isoform X1, translated as MTPPPPQPTPPGSNPASDSATDPRPGPGPLVVLFGATAGAMGPDLGSDETDLILLVWQVVEPRSRQVGTLHKSLVRAEAAALSPQCREASGLNADSLARAEPLDKVLQQFSQLVSGDVALLGGGPYTLCTDGQQLLRQVLHPEASRKNLVLPDTFFSFYDLRREFHVQHPNVRPARELTVATMAQDLGLETDATEDDFGVWEVKTMVAVILHLLEGPSGQLFSKAEVVKQKYETGPCSKADVVDSETVVRARGLPWQSSDQDVARFFKGLNIARGGVALCLNAQGRRNGEALIRFVDSEQRDLALQRHKHHMGVRYIEVYKATGDEFVKIAGGTSLEVARFLSREDQVILRLRGLPFSAGPADVLGFLGPECPVTGGADGLLFVRHPDGRPTGDAFALFACEELAQAALRRHKGILGKRYIELFRSTAAEVQQVLNRYASSPLLPTLTAPLLPIPFPLAAGTGRDCVRLRGLPYTATIEDILSFLGDAAADIRPHGVHMVLNQQGRPSGDAFIQMTSAERALAAAQRCHKKVMKERYVEVVPCSTEEMSRVLMGGTLGRSGMSPPPCKLPCLSPPTYATFQATPTLIPAETAALYPSSALLPAARVPAAPTPVAYYPGPATQLYMNYTAYYPSPPVSPTTVGYLTTPPAALASASTSVLSQPGALVRMQGVPYTTGVKDLLSIFQAYQLAPDDYTSLMPVGDPPRTVLQAPKEWVCL; from the exons ATGACTCCGCCGCCTCCCCAGCCAACGCCCCCCGGCTCGAACCCCGCCTCAGACTCCGCCACCGACCCCCGCCCGGGACCTGGACCCCTGGTCGTACTGTTCGGAGCCACGGCCGGTGCGATGGGGCCAGACCTGGGCTCCGACGAGACCGACTTAATCCTCTTAGTCTGGCAAGTGGTGGAGCCGCGGAGCCGTCAG GTGGGGACGTTGCACAAGTCATTGGTTCGCGCCGAGGCGGCCGCACTGAGCCCGCAGTGCCGCGAGGCGAGCGGCCTGAACGCCGACAGCTTGGCGCGGGCCGAGCCTCTGGACAAGGTGCTGCAGCAG TTCTCACAGCTGGTGAGCGGGGATGTGGCTCTGCTGGGCGGGGGCCCCTACACGCTATGCACTGATGGGCAGCAGCTGCTGCGACAGGTCCTGCACCCTGAGGCCTCCAGGAAG AACCTGGTGCTTCCCGACACCTTCTTCTCCTTCTACGACCTCCGCAGAGAATTCCATGTGCAGCACCCAAACGTCCGCCCTGCCAGGGAGCTCACCGTGGCCACCATGGCGCAGG ACTTGGGGCTGGAGACAGATGCCACAGAGGATGACTTTGGGGTCTGGGAAGTGAAGACAATGGTAGCTGTCATCCTCCATCTGCTGGAAGGGCCCAGTG GTCAATTGTTTTCGAAGGCAGAGGTGGTAAAGCAGAAATATGAGACAGGTCCTTG CAGCAAGGCTGATGTGGTGGACAGTGAGACTGTAGTTCGGGCCCGTGGGTTGCCCTGGCAGTCATCAGACCAGGATGTGGCTCGATTCTTCAAAGGACTCAACATTGCCCG GGGTGGTGTAGCACTCTGCCTCAACGCCCAGGGCCGCAGAAACGGCGAGGCCCTCATCCGCTTTGTGGACAGTGAGCAGCGGGACCTGGCGCTGCAGAGACACAAGCACCACATGGGTGTTCGCTATATTGAG GTATATAAAGCAACAGGAGATGAGTTTGTCAAGATTGCAGGGG GCACATCACTAGAGGTGGCTCGTTTCCTGTCACGGGAAGACCAAGTGATTCTGCGGCTGCGGGGACTGCCTTTCTCGGCTGGGCCGGCAGATGTGCTAGGCTTTCTGGGGCCAGAGTGCCCAGTGACTGGGGGTGCTGATGGGCTGCTCTTTGTGCGCCACCCTGACGGCCGGCCCACTGGTGATGCCTTTGCCCTATTTGCCTGCGAGGAGCTGGCACAGGCTGCACTGCGCAGGCATAAGGGCATACTGGGTAAGCGATACATTGAACTCTTCCGGAGCACTGCGGCCGAGGTGCAGCAG GTCCTGAACCGTTATGCATCTAGCCCACTCCTTCCCACACTCACCGCTCCACTGCTGCCCATCCCCTTCCCACTGGCAGCTGGGACTGGGAGAGACTGTGTACGCCTTCGAGGCCTGCCCTACACAGCCACCATCGAAGACATCCTTAGCTTTCTGGGGGACGCAGCTGCTGACATCCGGCCCCACGGTGTGCACATGGTGCTCAATCAGCAG GGCCGGCCATCAGGCGATGCATTCATCCAGATGACATCGGCAGAGCGGGCCTTAGCCGCTGCGCAGCGTTGTCATAAGAAAGTGATGAAGGAACGCTACGTGGAAGTGGTCCCCTGCTCCACGGAGGAGATGAGCCGTGTGCTGATGGGGGGCACCTTGGGCCGTAGTGGCATGTCCCCTCCACCCTGCAAGCTGCCCT GCCTCTCACCACCCACCTACGCCACCTTCCAGGCCACCCCAACCCTCATTCCTGCTGAGACGGCAGCTCTGTATCCCTCTTCAGCCCTGCTCCCGGCTGCCAGGgtgcctgctgcccccacccctgttgCCTACTACCCAGGGCCAGCCACTCAACTGTACATGAACTACACAGCTTACTACCCCAG CCCCCCGGTTTCCCCCACCACTGTGGGCTATCTGACCACGCCCCCTGCTGCCCTGGCCTCTGCTTCCACCTCAGTGTTgtcccagccaggagccctggtcCGTATGCAGGGTGTCCCATACACCACGGGTGTGAAGGATCTGCTCAGCATCTTCCAGGCCTATCAG TTAGCCCCTGATGACTACACCAGTTTGATGCCTGTTGGTGACCCGCCTCGCACTGTGCTACAGGCCCCCAAAGAGTGGGTGTGTTTGTAG
- the ESRP2 gene encoding epithelial splicing regulatory protein 2 isoform X2, with product MTPPPPQPTPPGSNPASDSATDPRPGPGPLVVLFGATAGAMGPDLGSDETDLILLVWQVVEPRSRQVGTLHKSLVRAEAAALSPQCREASGLNADSLARAEPLDKVLQQFSQLVSGDVALLGGGPYTLCTDGQQLLRQVLHPEASRKNLVLPDTFFSFYDLRREFHVQHPNVRPARELTVATMAQDLGLETDATEDDFGVWEVKTMVAVILHLLEGPSGQLFSKAEVVKQKYETGPCKADVVDSETVVRARGLPWQSSDQDVARFFKGLNIARGGVALCLNAQGRRNGEALIRFVDSEQRDLALQRHKHHMGVRYIEVYKATGDEFVKIAGGTSLEVARFLSREDQVILRLRGLPFSAGPADVLGFLGPECPVTGGADGLLFVRHPDGRPTGDAFALFACEELAQAALRRHKGILGKRYIELFRSTAAEVQQVLNRYASSPLLPTLTAPLLPIPFPLAAGTGRDCVRLRGLPYTATIEDILSFLGDAAADIRPHGVHMVLNQQGRPSGDAFIQMTSAERALAAAQRCHKKVMKERYVEVVPCSTEEMSRVLMGGTLGRSGMSPPPCKLPCLSPPTYATFQATPTLIPAETAALYPSSALLPAARVPAAPTPVAYYPGPATQLYMNYTAYYPSPPVSPTTVGYLTTPPAALASASTSVLSQPGALVRMQGVPYTTGVKDLLSIFQAYQLAPDDYTSLMPVGDPPRTVLQAPKEWVCL from the exons ATGACTCCGCCGCCTCCCCAGCCAACGCCCCCCGGCTCGAACCCCGCCTCAGACTCCGCCACCGACCCCCGCCCGGGACCTGGACCCCTGGTCGTACTGTTCGGAGCCACGGCCGGTGCGATGGGGCCAGACCTGGGCTCCGACGAGACCGACTTAATCCTCTTAGTCTGGCAAGTGGTGGAGCCGCGGAGCCGTCAG GTGGGGACGTTGCACAAGTCATTGGTTCGCGCCGAGGCGGCCGCACTGAGCCCGCAGTGCCGCGAGGCGAGCGGCCTGAACGCCGACAGCTTGGCGCGGGCCGAGCCTCTGGACAAGGTGCTGCAGCAG TTCTCACAGCTGGTGAGCGGGGATGTGGCTCTGCTGGGCGGGGGCCCCTACACGCTATGCACTGATGGGCAGCAGCTGCTGCGACAGGTCCTGCACCCTGAGGCCTCCAGGAAG AACCTGGTGCTTCCCGACACCTTCTTCTCCTTCTACGACCTCCGCAGAGAATTCCATGTGCAGCACCCAAACGTCCGCCCTGCCAGGGAGCTCACCGTGGCCACCATGGCGCAGG ACTTGGGGCTGGAGACAGATGCCACAGAGGATGACTTTGGGGTCTGGGAAGTGAAGACAATGGTAGCTGTCATCCTCCATCTGCTGGAAGGGCCCAGTG GTCAATTGTTTTCGAAGGCAGAGGTGGTAAAGCAGAAATATGAGACAGGTCCTTG CAAGGCTGATGTGGTGGACAGTGAGACTGTAGTTCGGGCCCGTGGGTTGCCCTGGCAGTCATCAGACCAGGATGTGGCTCGATTCTTCAAAGGACTCAACATTGCCCG GGGTGGTGTAGCACTCTGCCTCAACGCCCAGGGCCGCAGAAACGGCGAGGCCCTCATCCGCTTTGTGGACAGTGAGCAGCGGGACCTGGCGCTGCAGAGACACAAGCACCACATGGGTGTTCGCTATATTGAG GTATATAAAGCAACAGGAGATGAGTTTGTCAAGATTGCAGGGG GCACATCACTAGAGGTGGCTCGTTTCCTGTCACGGGAAGACCAAGTGATTCTGCGGCTGCGGGGACTGCCTTTCTCGGCTGGGCCGGCAGATGTGCTAGGCTTTCTGGGGCCAGAGTGCCCAGTGACTGGGGGTGCTGATGGGCTGCTCTTTGTGCGCCACCCTGACGGCCGGCCCACTGGTGATGCCTTTGCCCTATTTGCCTGCGAGGAGCTGGCACAGGCTGCACTGCGCAGGCATAAGGGCATACTGGGTAAGCGATACATTGAACTCTTCCGGAGCACTGCGGCCGAGGTGCAGCAG GTCCTGAACCGTTATGCATCTAGCCCACTCCTTCCCACACTCACCGCTCCACTGCTGCCCATCCCCTTCCCACTGGCAGCTGGGACTGGGAGAGACTGTGTACGCCTTCGAGGCCTGCCCTACACAGCCACCATCGAAGACATCCTTAGCTTTCTGGGGGACGCAGCTGCTGACATCCGGCCCCACGGTGTGCACATGGTGCTCAATCAGCAG GGCCGGCCATCAGGCGATGCATTCATCCAGATGACATCGGCAGAGCGGGCCTTAGCCGCTGCGCAGCGTTGTCATAAGAAAGTGATGAAGGAACGCTACGTGGAAGTGGTCCCCTGCTCCACGGAGGAGATGAGCCGTGTGCTGATGGGGGGCACCTTGGGCCGTAGTGGCATGTCCCCTCCACCCTGCAAGCTGCCCT GCCTCTCACCACCCACCTACGCCACCTTCCAGGCCACCCCAACCCTCATTCCTGCTGAGACGGCAGCTCTGTATCCCTCTTCAGCCCTGCTCCCGGCTGCCAGGgtgcctgctgcccccacccctgttgCCTACTACCCAGGGCCAGCCACTCAACTGTACATGAACTACACAGCTTACTACCCCAG CCCCCCGGTTTCCCCCACCACTGTGGGCTATCTGACCACGCCCCCTGCTGCCCTGGCCTCTGCTTCCACCTCAGTGTTgtcccagccaggagccctggtcCGTATGCAGGGTGTCCCATACACCACGGGTGTGAAGGATCTGCTCAGCATCTTCCAGGCCTATCAG TTAGCCCCTGATGACTACACCAGTTTGATGCCTGTTGGTGACCCGCCTCGCACTGTGCTACAGGCCCCCAAAGAGTGGGTGTGTTTGTAG
- the PLA2G15 gene encoding group XV phospholipase A2 isoform X2 — MGFRLCPYSAALLHGGFLFLLLLVDPALPVGRPPPVVLVPGDLGNQLEAKLDKPTVVHYLCSKKTDSYFTLWLNLELLLPVIIDCWIDNIRLVYNRTSRATQFPDGVDVRVPGFGKTFSLEFLDPSRSSVGSYFHTMVESLVGWGYTRDEDVRGAPYDWRRAPNENGPYFLALREMIEEMHQLYGGPVVLVAHSMGNMYTLYFLQRQPQAWKNKYIRAFVALGAPWGGVAKTLRVLASGDNNRIPVIGPLKIREQQRSAVSTSWLLPYSYTWSPEKVFVRTPTTNYTLRDYRQFFQDIGFKDGWLMRQDTEGLVEVTVPPGVPLHCLYGTGVPTPDSFYYESFPDRDPKICFGDGDGTVNLQSALQCQAWRSHQEHPVSLQALPGSEHIEMLANATTLAYLKRVLLGP; from the exons ATGGGGTTTCGCCTCTGTCCCTACTCTGCGGCGCTGCTCCATGGTGGCTTCCTGTTCCTTCTGCTGCTCGTAGACCCGGCGCTCCCGGTCGGACGTCCCCCTCCGGTGGTGCTGG TGCCTGGTGATTTGGGCAACCAGCTGGAGGCAAAGCTGGACAAGCCAACGGTTGTCCACTACCTCTGCTCCAAGAAGACGGACAGCTACTTCACCCTCTGGCTGAACCTCGAGCTGCTGCTGCCTGTCATCATCGACTGCTGGATCGACAACATCAG GCTGGTTTACAACAGAACATCCCGGGCCACCCAGTTCCCAGATGGTGTGGATGTGCGTGTCCCTGGCTTTGGGAAGACTTTCTCACTGGAGTTCCTAGATCCCAGCAGGAGCAGTGTGG GTTCCTATTTCCATACCATGGTAGAGAGCCTTGTGGGCTGGGGCTATACACGGGATGAGGATGTCCGGGGGGCCCCCTATGACTGGCGCCGAGCCCCAA ATGAAAACGGGCCCTACTTCCTGGCCCTCCGGGAGATGATCGAGGAGATGCATCAGCTGTATGGGGGCCCTGTGGTGCTGGTTGCCCACAGCATGGGCAACATGTACACCCTCTACTTTCTGCAGCGGCAGCCACAGGCCTGGAAGAACAAGTATATCCGTGCCTTTGTGGCACTGGGTGCGCCCTGGGGGGGCGTGGCCAAGACTTTGCGTGTCCTGGCCTCAG GAGACAACAATCGGATCCCAGTCATTGGGCCCCTGAAGATCCGGGAGCAGCAGCGGTCTGCCGTCTCCACCAGCTGGCTGCTGCCCTACAGCTATACGTGGTCCCCTGAGAAGGTCTTCGTGCGCACACCCACAACCAACTACACGCTGCGGGACTACCGCCAGTTCTTCCAGGACATTGGCTTCAAAGACGGATGGCTCATGCGGCAGGACACGGAAGGGCTGGTCGAAGTCACGGTGCCGCCTGGCGTGCCACTGCACTGCCTCTATGGCACTGGTGTCCCCACGCCAGACTCCTTCTATTATGAGAGCTTCCCAGACCGCGATCCCAAAATCTGCTTTGGTGATGGTGACGGCACAGTGAACTTGCAGAGCGCCCTGCAGTGCCAGGCCTGGCGCAGCCACCAAGAGCACCCAGTGTCACTGCAGGCGCTGCCAGGCAGCGAGCACATTGAGATGCTGGCCAACGCCACCACCCTGGCCTATCTGAAACGTGTGCTCCTTGGGCCCTGA
- the PLA2G15 gene encoding group XV phospholipase A2 isoform X3, whose protein sequence is MGFRLCPYSAALLHGGFLFLLLLVDPALPVGRPPPVVLVPGDLGNQLEAKLDKPTVVHYLCSKKTDSYFTLWLNLELLLPVIIDCWIDNIRLVYNRTSRATQFPDGVDVRVPGFGKTFSLEFLDPSRSSVGSYFHTMVESLVGWGYTRDEDVRGAPYDWRRAPTAATGLEEQVYPCLCGTGCALGGRGQDFACPGLRRQQSDPSHWAPEDPGAAAVCRLHQLAAALQLYVVP, encoded by the exons ATGGGGTTTCGCCTCTGTCCCTACTCTGCGGCGCTGCTCCATGGTGGCTTCCTGTTCCTTCTGCTGCTCGTAGACCCGGCGCTCCCGGTCGGACGTCCCCCTCCGGTGGTGCTGG TGCCTGGTGATTTGGGCAACCAGCTGGAGGCAAAGCTGGACAAGCCAACGGTTGTCCACTACCTCTGCTCCAAGAAGACGGACAGCTACTTCACCCTCTGGCTGAACCTCGAGCTGCTGCTGCCTGTCATCATCGACTGCTGGATCGACAACATCAG GCTGGTTTACAACAGAACATCCCGGGCCACCCAGTTCCCAGATGGTGTGGATGTGCGTGTCCCTGGCTTTGGGAAGACTTTCTCACTGGAGTTCCTAGATCCCAGCAGGAGCAGTGTGG GTTCCTATTTCCATACCATGGTAGAGAGCCTTGTGGGCTGGGGCTATACACGGGATGAGGATGTCCGGGGGGCCCCCTATGACTGGCGCCGAGCCCCAA CGGCAGCCACAGGCCTGGAAGAACAAGTATATCCGTGCCTTTGTGGCACTGGGTGCGCCCTGGGGGGGCGTGGCCAAGACTTTGCGTGTCCTGGCCTCAG GAGACAACAATCGGATCCCAGTCATTGGGCCCCTGAAGATCCGGGAGCAGCAGCGGTCTGCCGTCTCCACCAGCTGGCTGCTGCCCTACAGCTATACGTGGTCCCCTGA